CCGCGATGTCACCCTGGATGAGCCGGACGAGGGTGACGACACCGGCCACGGTAGGCAGGATCACCGTCACGAGGCCGGAGAAATACAGCCTGCCGACCAGGAACGGGAAGGTGACATGCGCAACGGCGTTCACCACGCCCGGCCCGATCACGTAGAACCAGACCATGTAACCGGAAAACTGTTGGGCGACCCGATGGCGCGAGCGCAGCCCGACCGCCGCGAGGATGGCTAGTGCGTTGACGCCGCCCATCAGGACCAGCGCGTGGGTCAGGAGATCGAACGTGGGGGGGATATCGAAGATTTGCCGCAGGCTGCTCGGAAAGTCCGACACCTGCTCCTCACCCATGTGGATCAGCTCCATCGCAATGAGCACGAGATAGGGCGAAAGAACTCTCGAGGGATCGACCGGCCGCCGCCAGGCGGTGGCCAGCCATACGAAGTAGGCGATGACCGCCGAGCCGCCGATGATGACCATCGTGGCCACGCCCAGACGCCGGGCGCCGAGGACGATCACCCCGGCGATGATCAGCGCCAAGGCCACGGGCACGACGGCGCGACCGATGGGTTTCCGATCCATAGTCCCTTCCGTCAAACGGTTCCGCTAAAATGTCACCGGGATTTTCATGGCCTTCATGCCCACAACCCCGGCTTGACCACCATTAAGAAGATAATGACGGTCACCAGAACGGCCAGGACCATTCCGAGCCTCCCCCCGCGGCGGGCCAGGGCTTGGTAGTTGGGCGACTGAAACCCTTCGCGGTCCAGAACCTCGATCTGGCGCCGAAGTGTGGGGGTGTATCCTAAGAAGCCGGTCAGCGCGACGAGCACGTATAAGATCAGTGCCGTCAGCAGCCAGGGGGTGGTGAGCGGGAGGCCGTCGACATACGCC
The genomic region above belongs to Nitrospiria bacterium and contains:
- a CDS encoding DUF2269 family protein, which codes for MAFLLLKWLHVFSAIVAVGANVTYGIWLARAGRNPEALPFTLRGIKVIDDRIANPAYGLLLVTGLAMAYVDGLPLTTPWLLTALILYVLVALTGFLGYTPTLRRQIEVLDREGFQSPNYQALARRGGRLGMVLAVLVTVIIFLMVVKPGLWA